The following coding sequences lie in one Saccopteryx bilineata isolate mSacBil1 chromosome X, mSacBil1_pri_phased_curated, whole genome shotgun sequence genomic window:
- the LOC136317065 gene encoding sperm acrosome-associated protein 5-like: MQAWGTVVTLTMLIVATVNVKIYERCDLAMKLEKAGLNGFQGYKIGDWLCMAHYESGFDTSLVDHNLDGSRQYGIFQLNSAWWCDDGVTPTKNLCHIDCNDLLNRHILDDILCAKQVMSLRNGMNAWDSWIRNCHGHDLSQWLKGCNMQAKPDPKKITS; encoded by the exons ATGCAAGCCTGGGGTACTGTGGTGACCCTGACCATGCTGATAGTGGCCACTGTGAATGTCAAGATCTATGAACGCTGCGACCTGGCAATGAAGCTGGAGAAGGCAGGCCTCAATGGCTTCCAAGGCTACAAAATTGGAGACT GGCTGTGCATGGCACATTATGAGAGTGGTTTTGACACCTCCCTCGTGGACCACAATCTTGATGGCAGCCGTCAATATGGCATTTTCCAGCTGAACTCTGCCTGGTGGTGTGACGATGGTGTTACACCCACCAAGAACCTCTGTCACATTGACTGTAATG ACCTTCTCAACCGCCATATTCTAGATGACATCTTGTGTGCCAAGCAGGTGATGTCCTTACGGAATGGTATGAATGCCTG GGATTCTTGGATCCGGAACTGTCATGGCCATGATTTATCTCAATGGCTCAAGGGGTGTAATATGCAGGCAAAACCTGACCCAAAGAAAATTACTTCATAA